One Candidatus Zixiibacteriota bacterium genomic window, GCTTGCGCCACAGGCATGCGCCAATTCCTTATTGATTGGGCCTGACTCCCAGGAAGAGGTGAACTTTTCAGAAAAAATGATAAAATTTTCCTCCAGCGCCTTGAAGAGATCGCGCCCGGTACGCATGCCACCCCACTCAATGGCCCGCCCGCCGATGATAAACATCTCGCTGATTCCATCGCCCAGGCCCGGGCAGAATCCACTCTGCTGAGAAAAGCCCCCCGTTTGTGAACCGGGATGCCAATAAGCCCATCGCAATTGCTTCAGTATATCCGGGATGCCTTTGATGAAAAGAGCGGCGCCGTGAAAATTGCCGGCCGGCCCGGCGTAATCAATGCCGATATATATGTGACCGTGACCGCCGGATGGAAGTGATGTGACCTGGGAGCGCGGCTGAGAGGGCAGGCCAGCCCCTCCTGACGGGGATAGATTCATGACCCGGTCGCCAATCGTCAGGAAAACATATCGCACTTCGGCGGTCAGCAGACGTTCCTTTCGAAGCGACGAGAAGAAGAAAGTCTGACCGCCTTCCCTCTTTTCTTTATAGAAGAATCTTGAATGATGGTCCACATCAACCACCGGGTCGGTCGGCCTGCAGCGCATCACCGTATAGGCGGGCACCGGCCAGCGCTTGCTTTCCGGACAGACCGAGCGAATCAGCGAATTGGTAGCCATCTCCCAGACCATATCGATACGCTTGTCGATAATGGAAAGCTGATGAGCGTAAATTTGCAGAAGAATTTTTAGAATCGGATCCAGCCGGTCCGGAGATTCCGGTATTTCCGGATTCCATACCCGCAGTTCCCGATGCATATCGGAGAAAATCTTCTCCGGCGTCCGTGATTCCTTTGTTGTCATTCCTACATCCTGTTTCGGCAGGCACTAACCTAAATAGAAAGTGGCCTCATATTTCATTTCCTCATTGCCATCGCGGTAGTTGCCGGTGACTTTCACCGCCAGCCCGAGAGTATGAAGAGAACCATCATCCATCGGAAGGAAGGAGATCGATACGTTGTAAAGTCTCTTCTCAAACTTGTCAATGGAATTTCTGAGCCCCCCTCTGACATCGGTCTTGTTGGCCGTCTGCAAATCGGAAAATTCCTTGTCCCAGATATTGCATCCGTATTCGGGACTAAAGGGAATGGTGCCCGGCCGGGTGCTCAACAGAAGGCCGATCGAATAGGTTATCGATTCCTCCAGATTGCACCGCCCCAGATAACCCTCTTTCAGAATAAACGGTAAAGCAAGATAGTCCATTATCTGTTCAATTCAACTTGATGGGTGTTCCCTTTACATTCACCATCATTCCTTCAATATTGGAATTTGCCGAAGCTTTCAGACCCATGTTTATACTTTCGGCATTCAGATCGGTCCCCGCTTTCAAGACCATTTTCTGCTGGCTCTCGATAGTGATATTCTGCCCTTTCAGGCTGATATCTCCCTGGCTTTCAATGCTGATCTTGGGGGGGCTGGAAAGCTCCATCACAATGCTATTCTGACCGCCTTTCATGGCAATCTTTATCTGCTCTTTGCCGGATTCATCCATGATATAGATCTGATTTCCCCCCTTGGTGAGCAGCATCTTAACATCATTCTGGGGGTTATTTGTGTCGGAGTGCGGAGAATTGTCTTTATTGGTCAGGGCGCCCAGGGCGACGGGCAGGTCAGGGTCTCCCCTTTCAAATCCGACCAGGACCTCATCGCCAATCTCCGGCAGACAGAACCAGCCGAGGCTTTTTCCGGCGTGCAGTGTCATGAAGCGTATCCAAAGAGTAGTATTATTGCCGCTCCATGGGAATTTTACTTTGATGCGGCCCATTTTATCCGGGTCGTTATTGTCTACAACCACGGCACTTTGAAGATCTGTTATCTGTTTTGGCTCCAGGAGCGTCCGTGGGGCGGCGATATCCAAGGGAAGACATTCGAAATAATTGGCATATTTGCCGCTTTCGTCAAAATTGTGAACAACACCGGTGACCCAATAGGAGCCATCCAGCTTGTCCATTCCTCTGATCTTGACACAGCGACCAACCATTATCTTGGGTACAATCGAATCGCCCCGGCACAAGATCATTCGCCCCAGAGAGCCGCTTTTCTCATTCTGCAGGATGTCATCGAGCGATTGCGCATCAGGGACATGTTTGGCCCTCAAACTGTAACTGGATTCGGAATAGATATTCTTGGAGGCATCGGGCGAAAGCTTGGACAGATTCCCCAGCGCCGACTGCGCTGGAAGCGATTTCGTATCCTGAGTAAGTGTATTGCTTTGCTCGTAATTATAGACATCGGCATGATAGTCGGTAACACCCGTTCCCAGATTATAGCTAAATGACCCGAGGGTTTCTCTCCAGACCAGTTCTTCAATATCTGCGCCGCTGGCCTTGACCAGCCGAAATTCCTTGCCGTTGTAGAAAGCGTATTTCCCCGCTTCCAAAGCCAGTCGGGTGATAAAGGCGTAGTCGGTTTCATGGTACTGAACGGTGAATTTCATCGTCCCTTTGGTTGACTCGATATTTCCCACGGTGATAGGATAATTGCGCACAATGGCGCCGATTATTTCGCTGGCGCTCTGGTTTTCGAAAAAGGCATATTTCCTGGCTCCGTCGAGAGCAATGGTCGGGCCATATCCTTTGATAATGGCCGTATTGAGTCCGTCGATACTGCTTTCCAGACCAACATCGGTTACAATGCCGATGAATTCCAGTTCGCGGGAAGCATCGACCACGCCGCTGGTCACCTTGATATTGACCGCAATGGATTTGCCCAAAAAGCCGGTATATTTGGCAGGATCGTCAATATCTTTGCTGCCGGAGGCTTTCCCCACCTGCCTCAGCCTGACTTCAACACTATGATGATAATCGATATATTGGGCGAGAGTAACCGAGGAAATATCAAATTCTATTTTTTTATTATCCACGCGGATGGTACAGGCAGCTTCTGTTTGAACTCCGGACATATCGCCTCGCTATAATGTGTTTACCGGGCGGAAATATAAGGCTTCCCGCCCGGCAAAACAAGAATGGTTATTCCTGCCAGCGATTATCTATCTCGGCATCGCCGATTATCAGCTTGTGGCAGGAGATTTCAAAGTATTCATATACCTGATCATCCGGCTGATGCTTGACATGAGGGATATGCTCCTCATAGCGGGTGATGAAGCCTTCTTCCCAGGTCAACTCCTTCATGGTGGCATCATCGGGATTCTTGAATGTGACCTTACCGGCTTTCCAGTTCGGCTTGCTCGAATCCATTGCCCAGCGGGCAATATCGGCCTTTTCGTCCGATTCGCGCGTCACCCGGATAACGCCGGCGTGGGCGCGGTCGGCGGGACGGCCGGTTTCGTCTTTGGCGGTGTACAGTTCATAAGAGATCTCATAAACGTTCTTGTAAACAACACCGTCAATTTCGAGAATTGGTCTCCGTGCCATACTATCTCTCCTTAATCTTTATATTAGTTATAGATTCACACTCCATCTGCCAATACGAAAATCCAAATGCTTTTCCCGGACTCGCCTCCTTTCAAACTTAGGCAATGATCTCCTATTTATCTTTGACATTCGTTTGATTGTCCTGATTCCAGGCGACAAACTCGATATTGAAGGTTCGCGCCGGGTATTTCGGGTTGAGGCTGACTTTAACATCAATTTCCTGGCGCCTGCGCATCTCATCGTCAGCGAAGATGACGACATTATAATCCTGAAGGATATTATCGCCGCCGGTAATCGCCTTCATGAATTTATCGATATCTTTCCGCATGGCATCGATAAATTTCTGATCGATGACGGTAAAGGTTTGTTTGTTGAGATAGTTGCGCATGGTCTTGTAAACGTAGTCATAGGTACGCCGGATGGAATAGACATTAAATGTTTCCTTTGAAAAGAGGGTCGCGGCACCCATGGCGACCGCCGTCCCCTCGAAACTGACCAGGGGATTGACGCCCTTTTCGTTAATCTTGCTGGCGTCCGGCTGGTTGGCTTTGAATCGCAGGTATTTGGCATCGCTGATTTTGCCGTACTTAAAACCGGCCATCGGCTGCTGCATGCCGACGATTGTATCACCCTGATACATTTTTCCCGCCACGGCCGCCGAGGGAGGAGTCCACATATCCTCATCCTCATACTGGTTGGCATTGCGGGCCATCAGGTAGTTGGCGAAAACCGAAACATACTGCTTGTAATTGTCGATGCCCATAAGGTTGGCATAGCTGGGATCCTCCAGCATATCCATGACCTCTTCGAATTTCTCAAAATTCGGCAGGTCGGTCAAAATATGCACTTTGTTGGGGAATCCGAGCTGACGACCAAAGGTATCGATATTCTCGACGCTTCCCAGATAACCGGGGACAACGCACATGGCAAAACATTCCTTGATGCTCCATTCGCGATAAAGCTCCGCAATCGCCTTGGTAAGATTTTCGAATTTCTCCTTATCATTGGGATTGGTAAGCTCTTCGGCGCTGATGTTGGCAAAATAGGCATTTACCTTCTCGTCCGGTTCCTGCTGAGCATTGGCAAAGAATTTGTCGACCGCCCGATAGGTGGTCTCCATTTCCCGGGAAGCTTTATGCACTTTGCGCATATTCTTTTCCAGGTTGGTCTCCAGTTTGGCCGCTTCCTCATTGAGGTTTTTGCGGATATCATCCAAACTGCCGCTCCGGGAAAGGAAATCCATCCAGATTTTGAGACGATGCACGAGAAGTTTCCGCTGTTTGGCAAAGTCGGGTTTGCTCAGGAAGTCTTTTCTCTGGAAATCTTTCTTGGGGTCAAGCCATTCAACGCCGCGCACGAGGTCACCATCGGCGGTCTTGAATGACGGTAGAAGGTTGGCCAGTTTGCTGAAATCGGCAAAGGCATCACCCATAATCGAGGCGAACTCTTCATCGGAGACTTTTTCCACGGCCTCTTTCGGGGCGGCGGCCATTGCTTCGGCCTCCTGCGGTTTCATTTCTCTTTTTTCTTCATCAGCCATTTATGTTCACCTCTTTCC contains:
- a CDS encoding type VI secretion system Vgr family protein, encoding MSGVQTEAACTIRVDNKKIEFDISSVTLAQYIDYHHSVEVRLRQVGKASGSKDIDDPAKYTGFLGKSIAVNIKVTSGVVDASRELEFIGIVTDVGLESSIDGLNTAIIKGYGPTIALDGARKYAFFENQSASEIIGAIVRNYPITVGNIESTKGTMKFTVQYHETDYAFITRLALEAGKYAFYNGKEFRLVKASGADIEELVWRETLGSFSYNLGTGVTDYHADVYNYEQSNTLTQDTKSLPAQSALGNLSKLSPDASKNIYSESSYSLRAKHVPDAQSLDDILQNEKSGSLGRMILCRGDSIVPKIMVGRCVKIRGMDKLDGSYWVTGVVHNFDESGKYANYFECLPLDIAAPRTLLEPKQITDLQSAVVVDNNDPDKMGRIKVKFPWSGNNTTLWIRFMTLHAGKSLGWFCLPEIGDEVLVGFERGDPDLPVALGALTNKDNSPHSDTNNPQNDVKMLLTKGGNQIYIMDESGKEQIKIAMKGGQNSIVMELSSPPKISIESQGDISLKGQNITIESQQKMVLKAGTDLNAESINMGLKASANSNIEGMMVNVKGTPIKLN
- the tssD gene encoding type VI secretion system tube protein TssD; the protein is MARRPILEIDGVVYKNVYEISYELYTAKDETGRPADRAHAGVIRVTRESDEKADIARWAMDSSKPNWKAGKVTFKNPDDATMKELTWEEGFITRYEEHIPHVKHQPDDQVYEYFEISCHKLIIGDAEIDNRWQE
- a CDS encoding GPW/gp25 family protein — its product is MDYLALPFILKEGYLGRCNLEESITYSIGLLLSTRPGTIPFSPEYGCNIWDKEFSDLQTANKTDVRGGLRNSIDKFEKRLYNVSISFLPMDDGSLHTLGLAVKVTGNYRDGNEEMKYEATFYLG